The following are from one region of the Paenibacillus sp. JZ16 genome:
- a CDS encoding ABC transporter substrate-binding protein — MFIQIKFLSNVIIRLAFAMILTLLIAGCSTTNNDDAIVTNQESQQLSSQKDTELKSWTFTDTSGKEITLNIPVQKTVVINRNTAEAIKLLGAEDRVVATGDNTIKHNPYLGFDKLPDIGETEQVNLEAILSLKPEVVFTYTNRPDQKLEEKLEPAGIKVVRMNNYLPEQTDIEWKLLGKLFGKEERAAKFLEWRHEIESIPAKRIQSIDTSEKKSVLALSAGFLNSNGGYRVFPSQSLDGKTGVGEGYATILAGGKDAADLQWNPAEASTTIMVDEEYVLKRNPDVVTLHGTWLGGYETMDAKPLDEAFANIMKISSLKKLNAGKDREVYFFHTNFIGSDKRYIGVLQLSKWLYPDLFEDVNPEAYAKEYFEEWLDVPYQGIWYYSFKETE, encoded by the coding sequence TTGTTTATTCAAATAAAATTCTTGTCGAACGTTATCATTAGACTCGCATTTGCAATGATTCTAACTTTGCTTATAGCGGGATGTTCGACAACCAATAATGATGATGCAATTGTAACAAATCAAGAAAGTCAACAGCTGAGTTCACAAAAAGATACGGAACTAAAAAGTTGGACCTTTACCGATACAAGTGGCAAAGAAATTACACTAAATATCCCGGTTCAGAAAACCGTCGTTATTAATCGAAATACAGCAGAAGCCATTAAACTGTTGGGAGCGGAAGACCGCGTAGTGGCCACTGGTGACAATACGATCAAACACAATCCTTATCTTGGCTTTGACAAATTGCCAGACATTGGAGAAACGGAACAGGTAAATTTGGAGGCGATACTTAGCTTAAAGCCTGAAGTGGTATTCACCTACACGAATCGGCCTGATCAAAAACTGGAGGAAAAGTTGGAGCCGGCTGGCATTAAGGTCGTACGCATGAACAATTACTTGCCAGAGCAGACGGATATAGAATGGAAACTGCTGGGTAAGCTGTTCGGTAAAGAAGAAAGGGCCGCTAAATTTCTGGAATGGAGGCATGAAATTGAAAGTATTCCGGCAAAACGAATTCAATCTATAGATACAAGCGAGAAAAAAAGTGTTCTGGCACTGTCAGCCGGTTTTCTCAACTCCAATGGCGGCTATCGAGTTTTTCCAAGCCAGTCACTGGATGGTAAGACCGGCGTAGGTGAAGGTTACGCCACAATTTTGGCGGGTGGAAAAGATGCAGCCGATCTACAATGGAATCCTGCGGAGGCTTCCACAACGATCATGGTCGATGAAGAATATGTGCTCAAACGAAATCCAGATGTCGTTACACTACATGGTACTTGGCTAGGTGGGTACGAAACGATGGATGCCAAACCGCTTGATGAGGCGTTCGCCAATATCATGAAAATTTCATCCTTGAAGAAGTTGAATGCAGGCAAAGACAGGGAAGTTTATTTTTTTCATACTAATTTTATTGGTTCAGACAAACGATATATCGGTGTTTTGCAACTTTCCAAGTGGCTGTATCCTGACCTATTTGAAGATGTTAATCCTGAAGCATATGCCAAGGAATATTTTGAAGAATGGCTGGATGTTCCTTATCAAGGGATTTGGTACTACTCGTTTAAGGAGACGGAATGA
- a CDS encoding Fur family transcriptional regulator produces MFMKENKTKVKDMLNTMARNGWRVTEQRRTLAQIFADHDGYLSPKDVYDQMSVHYPSMSLDTVYRNLRMLSEMGVLEHFYFMDGGLKFKENCLTHHHHHLICVNCEKTLPFDYCPMDHGLELPGDYRVLRHRFEVYGICEVCQALEKEETME; encoded by the coding sequence ATGTTTATGAAGGAGAACAAAACCAAAGTTAAAGATATGTTGAATACCATGGCGCGAAATGGATGGAGAGTGACGGAACAACGAAGAACATTAGCCCAAATTTTCGCCGATCACGATGGCTATTTATCGCCCAAAGATGTCTACGATCAAATGTCCGTTCATTACCCAAGCATGAGTCTGGATACAGTTTATCGTAATCTTCGTATGTTAAGTGAGATGGGGGTTTTGGAACATTTCTACTTTATGGACGGAGGTTTAAAATTCAAAGAGAACTGCCTGACTCACCACCATCATCATCTGATTTGCGTCAATTGTGAAAAAACGCTTCCCTTTGACTACTGCCCAATGGATCATGGTCTTGAATTACCTGGGGACTACAGAGTCTTGCGACATCGATTTGAGGTCTATGGGATATGTGAAGTATGCCAGGCACTGGAGAAAGAAGAGACTATGGAATAG
- a CDS encoding ABC transporter ATP-binding protein, which translates to MFLQITGLSFGYRSNSILRNIHMNLEKGRVVSIVGPNGAGKTTLLKSIASILPPKKGTVWLRGKDVYSLKPRDLAKIQAYVPQHTASSFPLTVMETVMLGRKPYIRWGVSSEDLHIVGTLLSDLHLDHYTTRYLDELSGGERQKVWIARALAQQPDLLLLDEPTSALDIRHQLEVLELVRKLSKHSGILVILILHDLELAARYSDEIYMLKDGEVYASGRPEEVFTCTNMETVYGVKVEVASAKYGLKMTAVEPVWT; encoded by the coding sequence TTGTTTTTACAAATAACGGGTTTGTCATTTGGATACCGTTCAAACTCCATATTACGAAATATTCACATGAATCTGGAAAAGGGCCGGGTGGTCAGTATTGTCGGTCCTAACGGCGCAGGGAAGACGACATTGCTCAAAAGCATCGCTTCCATTCTTCCGCCTAAGAAGGGAACGGTTTGGCTTAGGGGAAAAGACGTATATTCCCTCAAACCCAGAGATTTGGCTAAAATTCAAGCTTACGTTCCTCAGCATACGGCATCCAGTTTTCCGCTGACTGTCATGGAAACGGTCATGCTCGGGCGAAAGCCGTACATTCGATGGGGAGTGTCATCAGAAGATCTTCATATTGTGGGCACCCTCCTGTCCGACCTTCATCTGGATCACTATACAACGCGTTATCTGGACGAGCTAAGCGGGGGAGAGCGGCAAAAAGTTTGGATAGCCCGCGCGTTGGCACAACAGCCGGATTTGCTATTACTGGATGAGCCGACTTCAGCACTCGATATTCGCCATCAACTCGAAGTGTTGGAGCTAGTACGCAAGCTCTCAAAACATTCGGGCATCCTAGTGATCCTGATTTTACACGATCTAGAGCTGGCTGCTCGGTATTCGGATGAAATATACATGCTCAAGGACGGGGAAGTGTATGCTTCCGGTCGACCTGAGGAGGTGTTTACCTGTACAAATATGGAGACGGTTTACGGCGTAAAAGTGGAGGTTGCCTCTGCAAAATACGGATTGAAAATGACTGCGGTTGAGCCGGTATGGACTTAA
- a CDS encoding class I SAM-dependent methyltransferase, whose product MEKTLHKWYEESFGKDYLLIYRHRDRRQAEKEVFRMMEWLKLPSQGKILDLCCGMGRHAMSLARAGYRVTGVDLSSELLQEARASDPNELVNWVECDMRALPESKMFKERFDAVVNLFTSFGYFEEDSEQLTVLRQIHKALKPGGRFIIDYMNAEYTTDHLVPFSERVEEGNLISETRRILSGFVMKEIVVQGSNHLTRRYSERVKLYGPEKLEDMLKKVGLTLDIIYGNYDGQHYDKRHSPRMIMVGHRKESVG is encoded by the coding sequence ATGGAAAAGACGTTACATAAATGGTACGAAGAGAGTTTCGGCAAGGATTATTTGCTAATCTACCGTCATAGGGATAGACGCCAGGCTGAAAAAGAAGTATTTAGAATGATGGAGTGGCTGAAGCTTCCATCTCAAGGTAAAATCCTCGACCTATGTTGTGGTATGGGGAGACATGCAATGTCACTTGCACGTGCAGGCTATCGCGTAACAGGTGTGGATCTTTCCTCGGAGCTGCTCCAGGAAGCTAGGGCCTCCGACCCTAATGAACTTGTAAATTGGGTTGAATGCGATATGCGGGCTTTACCAGAAAGTAAGATGTTTAAGGAGCGATTTGATGCCGTTGTCAATTTATTTACCTCATTTGGTTATTTTGAAGAGGACAGCGAGCAGTTAACGGTGTTACGGCAAATCCATAAGGCATTGAAACCGGGAGGGCGGTTCATTATCGATTATATGAACGCAGAATACACAACAGATCACCTGGTTCCTTTTTCGGAGCGGGTAGAGGAGGGAAACCTCATCTCGGAAACCCGCCGCATTTTAAGCGGTTTCGTTATGAAGGAAATTGTAGTTCAAGGATCTAACCATCTTACTCGTCGATATTCGGAACGCGTCAAGCTATATGGTCCAGAGAAATTGGAAGATATGCTGAAAAAAGTCGGTCTTACATTGGATATAATTTACGGAAATTATGATGGACAACATTATGATAAGAGGCATTCACCGCGAATGATTATGGTTGGTCATCGAAAGGAAAGCGTAGGTTAA
- a CDS encoding cobaltochelatase subunit CobN, with protein sequence MKITVLTTSHAAMKDLSFIYKKKWDASLRSRLSLSVFNIEGTLSEAQWSWLETAVNQADFIIHDPHGSPARTVSRIHDLCIGLKAEQVIVGGEGERLKDLYRLGSLRYHDLAGAGHRGHPSTTSSGHPSTSSISTEQQDNLRHHRTLVAYWRNAGVPNLHHMLGYIATCFGKETDWPPVEPPFALKSLSIYDPSNPQSFESLEAFRASMPAREDDPTVAILFMGHSYPLHTGDIVSSMMQSIREFANVLPVVFTSLSDVEPNRLRTLLMHGGVHGGKVDLIVNFVPFRLGAGPTGGKSDEILALLKEVDAPMFHPFFLTRRERQEWESSRQGLTPSEFLVQMMLPELDGSIETHPVAALSSLGYDEDMRFDAKELRMIEDRAQRVVGRVKRYLNLRSKKQSEKRIAIIGYNYPPGEGHLFQASFLDTFESISRILTAMKAHGYDTETYSGFELKERFIQDGTINSAVWSNDNWPDHLPTYKNTSYEQSNQVLNKRKRELVQQWGEVPGDIMTTEDGDFKIPGLRIGNLFIGIQPSRGVHEHPEAAYHDKSLLPHHQYLAFYQYLRDEFKADAILHVGTHGTLEFLEGKESGMSGDCLPDALIRDIPHFYAYYVGNPSEAMIAKRRSHATLIGYQSPPFTVSGLYGEYAGLETLLHQYREAEQLNPARLPDLWEMLQEQAAALFLESSSLESLESELYRIRRSMIPDGLHILGEGYTHEQAAQHMSMIFGHERGTYGSLQRLYARSMGWDYDELLEAQDIRRLRTLDEYVEKAVLTFVQTREVPEPPQGSADQQSQWQNIWELGLKAYQSTKADLELTNLLRAMDGKYIPVSLAGDCFRNPEVLPSGNNLVQFDPRSIPSRAALASGWRIAENTLNLYDAAQKSYPETSALVMWGLETSRTQGETLGQILAYLGVRVKDQDHHKQVEYEIIPLSELKRPRLNVLVHICGFFRDMFPDQLSTLHRLFKEISELEEPVDQNRFKKHSERLYQQLRSAGAEHDEAWDLACARIYGPAAGEYGASVTKLIETKQWEEEDQLGAAFMNSLKHVYSSDYRGKDMYDLYAANLAAVDIVSQIRSNHEHEITDLDHYYEFFGGLAKSVEITKGVKAEIYISDTTREQILTEEVRNSVHRGVRTRLLNPKWIDGLLKHDYHGAQKAADRVENLLGLAATTNQVDSWIFSAVHHEYVANEQRSKQMSENNSWAYSGMLETLLESHQRNYWKATEEELNMLRDRFLELEGELEGPHD encoded by the coding sequence ATGAAGATCACGGTCTTAACGACATCCCATGCGGCCATGAAGGATTTATCGTTCATATATAAGAAGAAGTGGGATGCATCTTTGCGCAGTCGCCTTTCATTATCTGTATTTAATATAGAAGGAACCTTGTCGGAGGCACAGTGGAGCTGGCTCGAGACAGCCGTAAATCAAGCGGATTTTATCATCCACGATCCGCACGGCAGCCCTGCCCGGACCGTTTCCCGTATTCATGACCTTTGTATCGGTCTTAAAGCGGAGCAAGTGATTGTAGGAGGGGAAGGGGAGCGGCTTAAGGATTTATATAGGCTGGGTTCATTGAGGTATCACGATCTTGCCGGCGCAGGCCATCGTGGACATCCGTCAACAACCTCAAGTGGACATCCTTCTACATCTTCAATATCGACCGAGCAGCAAGATAATCTCAGGCATCACCGGACCTTGGTCGCATATTGGAGAAATGCAGGGGTTCCCAATTTACACCATATGCTTGGCTACATTGCCACCTGCTTCGGAAAGGAAACGGATTGGCCGCCGGTCGAGCCGCCCTTTGCCCTGAAGTCGCTGAGCATCTATGATCCCTCTAACCCGCAGTCATTTGAATCCTTGGAGGCCTTTCGGGCGTCCATGCCGGCCCGTGAGGATGATCCAACAGTTGCCATACTTTTTATGGGTCACAGCTACCCGCTCCACACCGGAGATATCGTCAGCAGCATGATGCAGAGCATTCGAGAGTTTGCCAATGTTCTTCCTGTCGTATTCACTTCTTTGTCGGATGTTGAACCGAATCGGCTGCGAACCTTGCTGATGCATGGGGGCGTTCATGGAGGCAAGGTAGACTTGATCGTAAACTTTGTTCCGTTCCGCCTGGGTGCCGGACCTACGGGGGGAAAGAGCGATGAAATCCTGGCGTTACTAAAAGAAGTGGACGCTCCGATGTTCCATCCGTTTTTCCTGACGCGCCGGGAACGGCAGGAGTGGGAAAGCTCCAGACAAGGCTTGACGCCTTCCGAATTTCTGGTTCAAATGATGCTGCCTGAGCTCGACGGGAGCATTGAGACGCATCCGGTTGCCGCGTTATCCAGCCTTGGATATGACGAGGACATGCGGTTTGATGCCAAAGAGCTCCGTATGATCGAAGATCGAGCGCAGCGGGTGGTCGGTCGTGTAAAGCGGTACCTGAATCTCCGATCCAAGAAGCAATCCGAGAAGCGAATCGCCATTATCGGCTATAACTACCCTCCAGGGGAAGGACATCTGTTCCAGGCCTCCTTTCTGGATACCTTCGAATCGATATCCCGCATCCTCACGGCGATGAAGGCGCATGGTTATGATACCGAGACATACTCTGGTTTCGAATTAAAAGAGCGTTTTATACAGGATGGAACCATAAATTCCGCAGTGTGGTCCAACGACAACTGGCCCGATCATCTTCCGACTTATAAAAATACATCGTATGAGCAGAGCAATCAGGTCTTGAATAAGCGGAAAAGAGAGCTTGTTCAGCAGTGGGGCGAAGTGCCAGGCGACATCATGACGACCGAGGACGGCGATTTCAAAATTCCCGGCCTTCGGATCGGCAACTTGTTCATCGGTATCCAGCCTAGCAGGGGTGTACATGAGCATCCGGAGGCAGCTTACCATGATAAAAGTCTCCTTCCGCACCATCAGTATTTGGCTTTTTACCAATACCTTCGTGATGAGTTCAAGGCTGATGCGATCTTGCATGTGGGAACCCATGGTACGCTTGAATTTTTGGAAGGCAAAGAAAGCGGCATGTCGGGGGATTGTTTACCTGATGCATTGATTCGGGATATTCCGCATTTTTACGCGTATTATGTCGGCAACCCCTCCGAAGCCATGATTGCGAAGCGAAGATCCCATGCTACCTTGATAGGATACCAATCCCCTCCATTCACAGTATCCGGGTTATACGGAGAATACGCCGGCCTGGAAACACTGCTGCATCAGTATCGGGAAGCGGAACAGCTGAATCCTGCACGACTTCCTGATCTGTGGGAGATGTTGCAGGAGCAGGCAGCTGCGCTTTTTCTTGAATCCTCTAGTCTTGAATCGCTGGAATCCGAGCTGTACCGAATCCGAAGATCCATGATTCCTGATGGCCTGCATATATTAGGCGAGGGGTATACACATGAGCAGGCGGCGCAGCATATGAGCATGATTTTTGGCCATGAACGGGGAACCTACGGATCGCTGCAGAGATTATATGCGCGTTCGATGGGCTGGGATTATGATGAGCTGCTGGAAGCCCAGGATATCCGCAGGCTGCGAACGCTGGATGAGTATGTGGAGAAAGCTGTGTTAACCTTTGTTCAAACCCGGGAAGTTCCTGAACCTCCGCAAGGATCAGCCGATCAACAATCACAATGGCAGAACATTTGGGAGCTCGGCTTAAAGGCTTATCAGTCTACGAAGGCAGATCTGGAGCTTACGAATCTTCTTAGGGCCATGGACGGTAAATATATACCGGTTAGTCTTGCAGGCGACTGCTTTCGGAATCCGGAGGTTCTGCCGTCCGGAAACAATCTGGTACAGTTTGACCCAAGGTCCATACCAAGCCGTGCAGCTCTTGCGAGTGGTTGGAGGATTGCGGAGAACACCTTGAATTTGTATGATGCAGCGCAAAAGTCATATCCGGAAACATCCGCGCTGGTTATGTGGGGCTTGGAAACGTCCCGGACACAAGGGGAGACGTTGGGGCAGATTCTGGCTTATCTAGGCGTTAGAGTTAAGGACCAGGATCACCATAAGCAGGTGGAATATGAAATTATTCCGCTATCAGAGCTGAAGAGGCCGCGACTGAATGTCCTGGTCCATATCTGTGGATTTTTCCGCGACATGTTCCCGGACCAGCTATCAACGCTTCACCGTCTCTTTAAAGAAATTTCTGAGCTGGAGGAGCCGGTTGATCAAAACCGGTTCAAAAAGCATTCGGAGAGGTTGTATCAGCAGTTACGCAGCGCCGGGGCAGAGCATGACGAGGCTTGGGACTTGGCATGTGCCCGCATATACGGGCCTGCCGCAGGAGAATATGGAGCCTCGGTAACAAAGCTGATCGAGACCAAGCAGTGGGAAGAAGAAGACCAATTGGGCGCAGCTTTCATGAACAGCCTGAAGCATGTGTACAGCTCCGATTACAGGGGCAAGGATATGTATGATTTGTATGCGGCGAACTTGGCTGCCGTTGATATTGTTTCACAGATTCGGAGCAACCATGAACATGAAATTACCGATCTGGATCATTATTATGAGTTTTTTGGAGGCTTGGCGAAATCGGTAGAAATCACCAAAGGCGTCAAGGCGGAAATATATATTAGCGATACCACGCGGGAGCAAATCTTAACTGAAGAAGTAAGAAACTCTGTCCATCGTGGAGTACGAACCCGTCTGCTCAATCCCAAATGGATAGACGGTTTGCTAAAGCATGATTATCATGGAGCCCAGAAAGCAGCAGACCGAGTAGAAAACTTGTTGGGGCTTGCAGCGACGACCAACCAAGTAGACTCCTGGATTTTCTCAGCGGTTCATCATGAATATGTGGCCAACGAACAACGCAGCAAGCAAATGTCTGAAAATAACAGCTGGGCCTACTCTGGTATGTTGGAAACGCTGCTTGAAAGTCATCAACGGAACTATTGGAAGGCGACAGAGGAAGAATTGAACATGTTACGGGATCGTTTTTTGGAGCTTGAAGGAGAACTTGAGGGTCCTCACGATTAA
- a CDS encoding CobW family GTP-binding protein, with protein MSIQQTDPRIPVTVLTGFLGAGKTTLLNHVLTAEHGEKIAVIVNEFGEVGIDNQLVVGADEEIFEMNNGCICCTVRGDLIRILNQLRDAKLGNGDRKADFERVLIETTGLADPGPVAQTFFVDPEIADFYKLDAIVTVVDAKHVEQHLDDGHEAQEQVAFADVLLLNKTDLVSEDELQRLERRLRTMNSAAKLYHTQQSKIDINQILGIGAFDLEKKLEIEPGFLEEEHDHEHDDEVTSIFFRETRPLDLKKVERFLNEWLVDHGVDTFRYKGVFNIKGVKKRVVFQGIHMLFSSYPDRDWRPDEVPTSEFVVIGRNLDENWFHEQFAGCVAT; from the coding sequence ATGTCAATTCAACAGACCGACCCACGTATTCCCGTCACGGTACTGACAGGTTTTCTCGGAGCCGGTAAAACGACCTTACTAAATCATGTATTAACAGCGGAGCATGGCGAAAAAATAGCGGTCATTGTCAATGAGTTCGGTGAAGTTGGTATCGACAACCAACTTGTTGTAGGAGCGGATGAAGAAATCTTTGAAATGAACAATGGCTGTATCTGCTGTACGGTACGAGGTGATCTCATTCGTATTCTTAATCAGCTTAGGGATGCGAAGCTGGGTAATGGTGATCGCAAAGCAGATTTTGAACGTGTGCTCATCGAGACGACAGGTTTGGCAGATCCTGGCCCGGTTGCGCAGACCTTCTTTGTCGACCCTGAAATAGCTGATTTTTATAAGCTGGATGCGATTGTTACGGTTGTGGACGCAAAGCATGTTGAGCAGCATTTGGACGACGGACATGAAGCTCAGGAACAAGTCGCCTTTGCTGACGTACTTTTGCTGAACAAAACGGATCTTGTTTCAGAAGACGAACTACAGAGGTTGGAACGTCGCCTTCGTACCATGAACTCGGCAGCCAAGCTATATCATACCCAGCAGTCCAAAATTGACATTAACCAAATTCTCGGGATAGGTGCTTTTGATTTAGAGAAGAAGCTGGAGATCGAACCTGGATTTCTGGAAGAAGAGCATGATCATGAACATGACGATGAAGTAACCTCTATTTTCTTTCGGGAAACTCGACCTCTCGACTTAAAGAAAGTCGAACGTTTTCTCAATGAATGGTTGGTAGACCATGGCGTAGACACATTCCGATATAAAGGCGTTTTCAACATTAAGGGAGTCAAGAAACGAGTCGTTTTTCAGGGCATTCATATGCTGTTCAGTTCATATCCTGACAGGGACTGGAGACCAGATGAAGTGCCAACCAGCGAATTCGTGGTGATCGGTCGAAATCTTGACGAGAACTGGTTCCATGAACAGTTTGCTGGTTGTGTAGCCACTTAA
- a CDS encoding FecCD family ABC transporter permease encodes MMEKSIHHNDIPLESMSSDRQMESIYRGRSLRKLLLLILLLILLIITAGAAITKGSATVPLQELWAMMTGAGADEMNVYIVREVRLPRVLMSVVTGISLAAAGTIMQALLRNPLADPFTLGVSSGAAFGAALAIVAGTSVFGMNLVHSGPWLIAFNAFLFGCLAVGVVYGIARMKNSSTTVLLLAGVAIGQLFSAGVSALKYFSNNDALKDLIIWLMGGFWGSGWHVLEILLPLSAFALLVLMKYAWDLNALISGEEVALTLGVKVKHIRWVCLVTVTLLASTTIAFTGIIGFIGLVAPHISRMIIGTDYRYLLPCSCLIGALLLLTSDTVARLLLTPIEIPVGIVTSFFGAPFFIYLLVKKRREYWT; translated from the coding sequence ATGATGGAAAAATCAATCCATCACAACGATATCCCATTGGAGTCGATGTCCTCAGATCGTCAAATGGAATCGATTTACCGTGGTAGATCATTACGTAAGCTCTTGCTGCTCATATTGCTTCTGATCTTATTGATCATTACAGCAGGAGCAGCGATCACCAAAGGCTCGGCGACGGTGCCCCTTCAAGAGCTCTGGGCAATGATGACTGGCGCCGGTGCTGACGAAATGAATGTGTATATCGTACGTGAGGTTCGGCTCCCCCGAGTCCTGATGTCTGTGGTGACCGGTATATCGCTGGCCGCAGCGGGTACGATCATGCAGGCATTGCTGCGTAATCCTCTAGCCGATCCGTTTACCCTGGGGGTTTCAAGTGGAGCAGCCTTCGGAGCCGCACTTGCGATCGTGGCGGGCACTAGCGTATTCGGTATGAACCTCGTTCACAGCGGACCATGGCTGATTGCTTTTAACGCTTTTCTCTTCGGGTGTTTGGCAGTAGGAGTTGTATACGGTATTGCTCGTATGAAAAACAGCTCAACTACGGTCTTGCTACTCGCGGGTGTAGCGATTGGTCAATTATTCTCGGCCGGCGTATCGGCTCTTAAGTATTTTTCCAACAACGATGCGCTTAAAGATCTGATTATTTGGTTAATGGGGGGGTTCTGGGGCTCCGGTTGGCATGTGCTGGAAATTCTCTTGCCGCTGTCCGCCTTTGCGCTATTAGTCTTGATGAAATATGCATGGGATTTGAATGCTCTCATCTCCGGGGAGGAGGTAGCACTCACGCTCGGAGTGAAAGTGAAGCATATACGCTGGGTTTGCTTGGTGACGGTGACGCTTCTGGCATCAACAACCATTGCTTTTACAGGCATTATCGGTTTTATCGGGCTTGTTGCCCCGCATATCAGCCGAATGATAATCGGTACCGACTATAGATATTTATTACCGTGCTCTTGCTTGATCGGCGCCTTGCTCTTGCTTACGTCGGATACGGTGGCGCGGCTGCTCCTTACGCCGATTGAAATCCCCGTTGGAATTGTAACTTCCTTCTTCGGCGCACCATTTTTCATCTATTTACTGGTCAAGAAGCGCCGGGAGTATTGGACCTAG
- the sufU gene encoding Fe-S cluster assembly sulfur transfer protein SufU gives MDELYKQLIIDHYRHPRNYGEINDMSSIRLFYKNPTCGDTIVLYLLVDQGQIHDIKFEGNGCSISMASCSMMTSAVKGRSLEEAENLTRLFSSMITIGISPEDEALEESLSLLGVHSFRARHNCALMGWQALRKVINQYKNDDSPPQQV, from the coding sequence ATGGACGAACTTTATAAGCAGCTTATCATCGATCATTATAGACATCCCCGAAATTATGGTGAAATAAACGACATGTCTTCCATTCGATTATTTTATAAAAACCCCACATGTGGGGATACGATTGTATTATATCTGCTAGTCGATCAAGGGCAGATCCATGATATTAAGTTTGAAGGTAACGGGTGCTCCATTAGTATGGCATCCTGTTCCATGATGACATCAGCTGTTAAAGGACGGTCTTTAGAGGAGGCGGAAAATCTCACCCGTCTGTTCTCCTCCATGATCACGATCGGGATCTCCCCGGAAGATGAGGCCCTGGAAGAATCACTTTCGTTACTAGGGGTTCATTCGTTTAGGGCTCGGCATAACTGTGCGCTAATGGGATGGCAGGCATTGCGCAAAGTTATTAATCAGTATAAGAATGATGACTCCCCACCACAACAAGTTTAA
- a CDS encoding class I SAM-dependent methyltransferase, whose product MNFKQLWLEGMKDWNGNLPERMSDDAKEESFWEGFIPKKTDALDDYAADIRRELLQFIEPTDDVLEIGPGWGNYTFAAADKASSLVCVDSSRSVLNHLKKDTKRQGHQNIRFIHSKWEDSVPKKQFDVVFGINCYYRMQEIDRALLNMNNSSKRWAIIGLTTGPEKPHLWEIHQELGYKVKFQRRDYIYLTNLLYELGIDVNCKIVNLERIYRYENEEQLLKDNLGVILEANYDRKATEKILRQFVTEENGILLYKHRFKAALLYWRPEEMIFKKN is encoded by the coding sequence ATGAATTTTAAGCAGCTATGGCTGGAAGGGATGAAGGATTGGAACGGCAATCTGCCGGAGCGAATGAGCGACGATGCCAAGGAGGAATCCTTCTGGGAAGGATTTATTCCCAAAAAAACAGATGCATTGGATGACTATGCAGCTGATATTCGGCGAGAGCTTCTTCAATTTATCGAGCCTACCGATGACGTCTTGGAGATTGGACCGGGATGGGGGAACTATACCTTTGCTGCTGCTGATAAAGCATCCTCGCTTGTTTGCGTGGACAGTTCACGTAGTGTGCTCAATCATTTAAAGAAGGATACCAAGCGGCAAGGTCACCAAAATATACGGTTCATTCATTCTAAATGGGAAGACTCTGTACCAAAAAAACAGTTTGATGTTGTTTTTGGGATCAATTGTTATTATCGGATGCAGGAGATCGATCGGGCGCTTCTAAATATGAATAACTCTTCCAAACGGTGGGCGATTATCGGGCTGACAACCGGGCCTGAAAAACCGCATTTGTGGGAGATCCATCAAGAGCTTGGTTACAAAGTCAAATTTCAGCGACGGGACTATATCTATTTAACCAATCTTCTGTATGAACTTGGTATCGATGTAAATTGCAAAATTGTAAATTTGGAAAGAATCTATCGCTATGAGAATGAAGAACAGCTGCTGAAGGACAATTTAGGCGTTATTTTGGAAGCTAACTATGACCGAAAAGCAACGGAAAAGATTCTCAGACAGTTTGTTACGGAAGAGAACGGCATTTTGTTGTACAAACATCGTTTTAAGGCAGCGCTTCTCTATTGGAGGCCCGAAGAGATGATTTTCAAAAAAAATTAG